A window from Candidatus Nealsonbacteria bacterium CG07_land_8_20_14_0_80_39_13 encodes these proteins:
- a CDS encoding glycosyl transferase family 2, which produces MLSIIVPTLNEEKYLPLLLQSIKEQSFRDLEIVVADAGSTDRTVEIAKEYGCRIVKGGLPARGRNQGALEAKGDIFLFLDADLVLQKDSLGRLLDEFKKRDLSIATCCLGSVSGSRREKFFYDFFYNFYIMIVERIFPHGAILIMVRRNVHEAVNGFDETIKLAEDHFYTRQVAKLGKFGILKSANILASPRRFERDGWFTTYIKYLLCEIHLVFLGPVRTDIFKYEFDHYEKKDNDKNLKI; this is translated from the coding sequence ATGTTGAGTATTATTGTTCCAACTTTAAATGAAGAAAAATATTTACCTTTACTCCTTCAATCAATAAAGGAGCAGTCTTTTAGGGATTTGGAAATCGTCGTCGCTGATGCCGGTTCAACAGATAGAACAGTGGAGATTGCCAAAGAATACGGATGCAGGATTGTTAAAGGAGGATTGCCGGCGAGAGGGAGAAATCAAGGGGCTTTAGAGGCTAAGGGAGATATATTTTTATTTTTGGACGCCGATTTGGTTCTACAAAAAGATTCATTGGGAAGACTTTTGGATGAATTCAAGAAAAGAGATCTGTCCATCGCCACTTGCTGTTTAGGTTCTGTTTCCGGAAGCAGGAGAGAAAAGTTCTTCTATGATTTTTTCTATAATTTTTATATAATGATCGTTGAAAGAATTTTTCCTCACGGCGCTATTTTGATAATGGTCAGGAGAAATGTCCATGAAGCGGTAAACGGGTTTGACGAAACGATAAAGCTGGCCGAAGACCATTTCTACACAAGACAGGTGGCTAAGCTTGGGAAATTCGGGATTTTGAAATCAGCGAACATACTTGCTTCGCCGAGAAGATTTGAGAGGGATGGCTGGTTCACGACTTACATAAAATATCTTTTATGCGAGATCCACCTTGTGTTTTTGGGTCCGGTCAGGACGGATATTTTTAAATATGAATTTGACCATTACGAGAAAAAGGATAACGATAAAAATTTAAAAATTTAA